In a genomic window of Prochlorococcus marinus subsp. marinus str. CCMP1375:
- a CDS encoding RluA family pseudouridine synthase, with amino-acid sequence MPEDQKQSFGKGEGELVKLIYPKPLPMRLDRWLVSQRSEQSRARIQKFIEDGLVLVNGIQGKSKTPLRTGDEIQLWVPPPEPLPYLKPQKMHLDIIFEDSHIIVINKPAGLTVHPAPGNKDRTLVNGLLHHCTDLPGINGKLRPGIVHRLDKDTTGCIVIAKSQEALVNLQVQIQKRIASRRYIALVHGVPHGDKGIISAPIGRHPIDRKKYAVVNDGSGRDACTHWELKERLGDYSLLSFKLETGRTHQIRVHSAHIGHPILGDPTYSRCKKLPTKLTGQVLHAIQLGLQHPISKTDILFEAPLPDTFLNVLSVLRK; translated from the coding sequence ATGCCTGAAGATCAAAAGCAATCCTTTGGAAAAGGGGAAGGAGAACTTGTAAAACTAATTTATCCGAAGCCATTACCAATGCGTCTGGATCGTTGGCTCGTTAGCCAACGATCTGAACAAAGCAGAGCAAGAATTCAAAAATTTATAGAAGATGGATTGGTACTTGTGAATGGAATTCAAGGAAAATCAAAAACCCCTCTCAGAACAGGAGATGAAATTCAACTTTGGGTACCTCCACCGGAACCACTGCCTTATCTAAAGCCGCAAAAAATGCACTTGGATATTATTTTTGAAGATAGCCACATAATTGTCATTAATAAGCCGGCAGGATTAACAGTACATCCAGCACCAGGGAATAAAGACAGAACCTTAGTAAACGGATTATTGCATCACTGCACTGATCTACCAGGTATTAACGGTAAGCTTCGGCCCGGCATAGTTCATCGACTTGATAAAGACACAACAGGTTGTATTGTAATTGCAAAAAGCCAAGAGGCATTAGTCAATCTACAAGTGCAAATTCAAAAGAGGATCGCATCAAGGAGATATATAGCTTTGGTGCATGGCGTCCCACATGGAGATAAAGGTATAATATCTGCTCCAATTGGTCGTCATCCTATAGATAGAAAAAAGTATGCAGTAGTTAATGATGGTTCAGGTAGAGATGCATGTACGCATTGGGAACTTAAAGAAAGACTGGGCGATTACTCTCTCTTAAGCTTTAAGTTAGAGACTGGGCGAACTCATCAGATACGTGTTCATTCTGCGCATATTGGGCACCCAATCCTTGGAGACCCTACATATAGTCGTTGTAAAAAATTGCCCACAAAGCTTACAGGTCAAGTTTTACATGCTATTCAACTAGGATTACAGCATCCAATATCTAAGACAGATATCCTTTTTGAAGCCCCATTACCAGATACATTCCTAAATGTTTTATCTGTTTTGCGAAAATAA